A window of the Prosthecobacter debontii genome harbors these coding sequences:
- a CDS encoding response regulator, with translation MASEPISLLLIDDDDVEAEMVHRSLKKVKIANEVIRARDGIEGLALLRGQGERKISGPVLILLDLNMPRMNGLEFLEAIRADERLQQLVVFVLTTSNDENDKAAAYTQNVAGYIVKSHAGRDFMNLMDMIEMFWRLVEFPQAPQA, from the coding sequence ATGGCCTCTGAACCCATTTCCCTGCTTTTGATCGATGACGATGACGTGGAAGCGGAGATGGTGCATCGCTCGCTGAAGAAGGTCAAAATCGCTAATGAAGTGATCCGTGCTCGCGACGGTATCGAGGGCTTGGCACTGCTGCGGGGGCAGGGGGAAAGGAAGATCTCAGGACCCGTTTTGATCCTGCTGGATCTCAACATGCCCAGGATGAATGGCTTGGAATTCCTGGAGGCGATCCGCGCCGACGAACGCCTGCAGCAATTGGTGGTCTTCGTTTTGACCACCTCGAATGACGAAAACGATAAAGCGGCCGCTTACACCCAGAATGTAGCGGGCTACATCGTGAAGTCACACGCAGGCCGGGACTTCATGAACCTGATGGATATGATCGAGATGTTTTGGAGACTGGTGGAGTTCCCTCAGGCACCCCAAGCGTGA
- a CDS encoding GH25 family lysozyme, whose product MRWTLFLPLACLLTQCTSPRPGSEATSLPPTTPQGLPQIINVSAYDPKEKQREGRGYSEHDVSALRANCAVGLIARAGKGGNLDTKCASFLTSADRAGMLPGVYYRLQTHVDAVAQADQFVNRALALARSRSWNAPALLLCGDFDAQSRLSDILRFMERVEARTGVVPVAYLENSQHLKLLLGGADAATKARLRRMPYWLALYAHDSGAGPVFPAPGNPRGLVNQYKVWSDWTLWQYGGVDWERGHSRPKVYNHGSWRFSPYFGNMDRPLERNVFNGSQAELLSFWQRHGLKLH is encoded by the coding sequence ATGAGATGGACCCTTTTTCTACCGCTGGCCTGCCTGCTGACGCAGTGCACCTCACCTCGTCCAGGGAGTGAAGCGACAAGCCTCCCACCAACGACACCTCAGGGGCTGCCACAGATCATCAACGTCTCCGCCTATGACCCGAAGGAGAAACAACGGGAAGGGCGCGGCTACTCCGAGCATGATGTCTCCGCACTCCGGGCCAATTGTGCCGTGGGCTTGATCGCACGGGCAGGTAAGGGAGGCAATCTCGACACGAAGTGCGCCTCATTCCTGACATCGGCAGATCGTGCGGGCATGTTGCCGGGCGTTTATTATCGCCTTCAGACTCATGTGGATGCCGTGGCTCAGGCCGATCAGTTTGTGAATCGGGCGCTGGCGCTGGCGCGCAGCCGGTCGTGGAATGCACCTGCCCTGCTGCTGTGTGGAGATTTCGATGCACAGTCGCGCCTGTCAGACATTCTACGGTTCATGGAGCGGGTGGAAGCACGCACTGGGGTGGTGCCGGTGGCTTATCTGGAAAATAGCCAGCATCTCAAGCTGCTGCTGGGCGGGGCCGATGCCGCCACGAAGGCGCGCCTGCGCCGCATGCCTTACTGGTTGGCCCTGTATGCCCATGATAGCGGAGCGGGCCCGGTTTTCCCCGCGCCAGGAAATCCGCGGGGGTTAGTGAACCAATACAAGGTCTGGTCTGACTGGACCCTCTGGCAATACGGCGGTGTGGACTGGGAGCGGGGACATTCGCGTCCCAAAGTGTACAACCACGGTTCCTGGCGATTCAGCCCCTACTTTGGCAACATGGATCGCCCGCTGGAACGCAATGTTTTCAACGGCTCGCAAGCGGAACTGCTCAGCTTTTGGCAACGGCATGGCTTGAAACTCCACTGA
- a CDS encoding ROK family protein, with protein MRQKNSDLRQLLASTVLQVRSGRATSRTTLARALGISASTMGIYVDQLIATGHLHESGLDHGLMGRPKRRLSIRSNPGWFAGVEFNADRLQLVGVDFAGLVIHAETLPLPENMDAADAKNHLMEVLARLCSRQSTPLLGLGVGAPGLVNTESGIALRYSFIKGWENIPLKSFLEEKLSVPVTVESNLRAIALAEKWFGSHRELSDYVVVGPRSGFGIACVQRGRLIQGAHYAAGEIGLWPWPLSGDTQATEMHRVLSAPMTYRRLAGIAETAPVPQDLYTAMLSIKSERHPQWDDVITDFARVLGCVQLLLDPRICFLHGPLTALGESFCSAIMEASRGIAPALKDIRLSLVCSQLGDDAGALGAASLAMEHWLPKYV; from the coding sequence ATGCGTCAAAAAAACTCGGACCTCCGTCAGTTGCTGGCTTCCACCGTGCTTCAGGTGCGCAGTGGCAGGGCCACTTCGCGAACAACCTTAGCGCGTGCCTTGGGCATTTCGGCATCGACGATGGGGATCTATGTGGATCAATTGATCGCCACTGGGCATCTTCACGAGTCGGGTCTTGATCATGGTCTGATGGGGCGGCCGAAAAGGCGACTCAGCATTCGCAGTAATCCGGGGTGGTTTGCTGGCGTGGAGTTCAATGCGGATCGTCTTCAGCTCGTCGGCGTGGATTTTGCGGGGTTAGTTATTCACGCGGAAACGCTGCCTCTGCCAGAGAACATGGATGCCGCAGATGCGAAGAATCATCTGATGGAGGTCTTGGCGCGCCTTTGCAGCCGACAATCCACTCCTTTGCTAGGCCTGGGTGTCGGTGCCCCTGGGCTGGTCAATACCGAATCCGGCATCGCTCTCCGTTATAGCTTTATCAAGGGATGGGAAAACATCCCGTTGAAGAGCTTTCTCGAGGAAAAGTTGTCAGTTCCGGTCACGGTGGAAAGCAACCTGCGAGCCATCGCTTTGGCGGAAAAGTGGTTCGGCAGTCACCGTGAACTCAGTGACTATGTCGTGGTGGGGCCACGCAGCGGTTTTGGCATTGCTTGTGTCCAGCGGGGCCGCTTGATTCAAGGCGCCCATTATGCGGCGGGTGAGATTGGGCTCTGGCCGTGGCCGCTCTCTGGAGACACACAGGCGACAGAGATGCATCGGGTGCTCAGCGCTCCGATGACCTATCGCCGCCTCGCCGGTATTGCAGAGACTGCCCCTGTGCCGCAGGATCTCTACACGGCGATGCTGAGCATCAAGTCTGAGCGGCATCCGCAATGGGATGACGTCATTACGGACTTTGCCCGCGTCTTAGGCTGCGTGCAGCTTTTGCTGGACCCGAGGATTTGTTTCCTCCATGGACCACTGACGGCCTTGGGAGAGTCTTTCTGCAGTGCCATCATGGAAGCCTCGCGAGGCATCGCCCCCGCCTTGAAGGACATCCGGCTCAGCTTGGTCTGTTCTCAACTCGGTGACGATGCCGGTGCCCTGGGCGCGGCGAGTTTAGCCATGGAGCATTGGCTTCCGAAATATGTGTGA
- a CDS encoding sensor histidine kinase gives MIDFFSKLFDTSGFPARWHCGMWDEGHGWLHIISDTLIFGAYTLIPVSLLIFAWKKHREILFAKLVWLFAAFILACGIGHLIEATIFWHPWYRFSGLVKAITALVSWATLIMIIRLLPTALHVPGLLTVNKKLESLVEEQGRTTKELQRSNEDLNQFAYVASHDLKAPLRSIRSLASWIEEDCEGILPETSQRHLSQLKNRVERLDALLNDLLTYSRSGRELSAPEKVDVLQLAKQVTDYLVPSEGGFKVEIDAKGIEFVTWRVPMEQILRNLVSNALKHHGGASGVIKIAAEVKPDRVLLSVSDDGQGIAPEFHQRIFGMFQTLKSKDEVEGSGMGLAIVARLAERIGGRVTCESDVGKGSRFTLILPLVPPPEYVTDLQIKLRKHGL, from the coding sequence ATGATCGATTTTTTCAGCAAGCTTTTCGATACCAGCGGCTTTCCAGCTCGCTGGCACTGCGGCATGTGGGACGAGGGGCACGGCTGGCTGCACATCATTTCGGATACGCTGATTTTCGGGGCTTACACCTTGATCCCGGTCAGTCTGCTGATCTTTGCCTGGAAGAAACATCGCGAGATCCTGTTTGCGAAACTGGTGTGGCTGTTTGCGGCTTTCATCTTGGCTTGCGGCATTGGGCATTTGATTGAGGCGACGATCTTTTGGCATCCCTGGTATCGCTTTTCCGGTTTGGTGAAAGCGATCACGGCATTGGTCTCGTGGGCCACGCTGATCATGATCATTCGTCTTTTGCCCACGGCCCTGCATGTGCCGGGCTTGCTCACCGTGAATAAGAAATTGGAGTCTTTGGTGGAGGAACAGGGGCGCACGACCAAAGAGCTGCAACGGAGCAATGAAGACCTGAATCAGTTTGCGTATGTGGCGTCCCATGACCTGAAGGCCCCCTTGCGTTCCATTCGTAGTCTCGCAAGCTGGATTGAGGAGGACTGTGAAGGCATCCTACCGGAAACGAGCCAACGGCATCTCAGCCAGCTCAAAAACCGTGTCGAACGCCTGGATGCTCTGCTGAACGATCTGTTAACGTACTCTCGCTCCGGCCGCGAACTCTCGGCTCCTGAAAAGGTGGATGTGCTTCAGCTTGCTAAGCAAGTGACAGATTATCTCGTGCCGAGCGAGGGGGGCTTTAAGGTGGAGATCGACGCCAAAGGCATTGAGTTTGTGACGTGGCGGGTGCCCATGGAGCAGATTTTACGCAATCTGGTCTCGAACGCATTGAAGCATCATGGGGGAGCGTCTGGCGTGATCAAGATCGCGGCGGAAGTTAAACCGGACCGGGTGCTGCTCAGCGTGAGTGACGATGGGCAGGGCATTGCGCCGGAGTTTCATCAGAGGATCTTTGGCATGTTTCAGACGTTGAAGTCCAAAGATGAAGTCGAGGGCTCAGGGATGGGCCTAGCGATTGTTGCACGTCTCGCGGAACGGATTGGCGGACGCGTTACCTGTGAGTCCGATGTGGGAAAAGGCTCGCGTTTCACCCTGATTCTGCCTTTGGTGCCTCCTCCTGAATACGTAACTGACCTCCAGATTAAACTCCGCAAACATGGCCTCTGA
- a CDS encoding potassium transporter Kup, translated as MSEHKTSNNWSLALVALGVVFGDIGTSPLYALRECLDHAGYDPAVHGVEMVYGPISLMFWSLTLMVAVKYLTILSHATAQGEGGMFALLSLLRSKKDALSKKSMGFVVLVVLFGASLLYGDGMITPAISVLSAVEGLKQLNPNLVTWVVPIAVTILLGLFVVQRHGTARIGVAFGPIMVIWFFALGGLGLFRFLEHPEVIQSLSPHWGVMYLIHHGYHGIVIMGMVLLAVTGCEALYADIGHFGRKPLQQSWFLMVWPALTLNYLGQGALVVNDPDALEHPFFHLVPPVLLVPMIILATAATIIASQAMITGVFSLTQQAVQLGYLPRLRIIHTNPDVRGQIYMPQVNFLLMVACIALVIGFKTSSNLASAYGLSVSMEMFLTSVLFYFVARRIWDWAFWKAFLPVLVFVVIELGYVAGSLVKFMQGAWFPLVVAAGIWVIMKTWVDGRAVLFQAMQRGKLPVQHLVDEIQKDRIIRVPGTGVFMSASADALPLALLHHLKHNKALHKQVVLLTVRFEDVPHIRGDARYQIEEYCDEFYRVVLCYGFAESPQVFDDLCQALSGKTKLKRNGITFYQSREILLTNGPGKMAHWRKRLFVTLSRLSRPATGYFDLPPRQVCELGIQLEV; from the coding sequence ATGTCTGAACATAAGACGTCAAACAACTGGTCGCTGGCCCTCGTCGCTCTCGGTGTCGTTTTCGGGGATATTGGAACCAGCCCGCTGTATGCTTTAAGAGAGTGTTTGGACCATGCGGGTTACGACCCCGCCGTGCATGGCGTGGAGATGGTTTATGGGCCGATCTCGCTGATGTTTTGGTCGCTCACCCTAATGGTGGCGGTGAAGTATCTGACGATCCTCAGTCATGCCACCGCTCAGGGAGAGGGCGGCATGTTTGCCCTGCTTTCGCTCCTGAGGTCGAAGAAGGATGCGCTTTCGAAAAAGAGCATGGGATTCGTCGTCCTGGTGGTGCTGTTCGGGGCCTCCCTTCTGTATGGCGATGGCATGATCACACCGGCCATCTCGGTGCTCTCTGCAGTGGAGGGGCTCAAGCAGCTCAATCCTAATCTTGTCACCTGGGTGGTGCCGATTGCGGTGACCATCCTCTTGGGGCTGTTCGTGGTGCAGAGGCATGGCACGGCGCGCATTGGCGTCGCTTTTGGGCCCATCATGGTGATCTGGTTTTTCGCCTTGGGCGGTCTAGGTTTGTTTCGCTTTCTAGAGCATCCAGAGGTGATCCAGTCTCTTTCTCCACATTGGGGGGTGATGTATCTCATCCACCACGGTTATCATGGTATCGTCATCATGGGGATGGTCCTGCTGGCTGTGACGGGTTGTGAGGCTCTGTATGCCGATATCGGCCACTTTGGTCGCAAGCCCCTTCAGCAGTCTTGGTTCCTGATGGTCTGGCCTGCACTGACCTTGAACTACCTCGGCCAGGGAGCTCTGGTGGTGAATGACCCTGATGCCCTGGAGCATCCGTTCTTCCATCTGGTGCCGCCTGTGCTGCTGGTGCCGATGATCATCTTGGCCACAGCGGCCACCATCATCGCTTCCCAGGCGATGATCACCGGTGTCTTTTCCCTGACTCAGCAGGCGGTGCAATTGGGTTATCTACCACGCCTGAGGATCATTCATACCAATCCAGACGTGCGAGGTCAGATCTACATGCCGCAGGTGAATTTCCTGCTCATGGTGGCCTGCATCGCTCTGGTGATCGGATTCAAGACATCCAGCAATCTGGCCTCTGCTTACGGCCTTTCGGTCTCGATGGAGATGTTTCTCACCAGCGTGCTGTTTTATTTTGTGGCGCGGCGCATCTGGGACTGGGCTTTTTGGAAGGCTTTCCTCCCCGTGCTGGTCTTTGTGGTCATCGAGTTAGGTTATGTGGCGGGTAGTTTGGTAAAATTCATGCAGGGAGCTTGGTTCCCACTGGTGGTGGCAGCCGGTATCTGGGTGATTATGAAAACCTGGGTGGATGGTCGTGCCGTTCTCTTCCAGGCCATGCAGCGGGGTAAGCTGCCTGTGCAGCATCTGGTGGATGAGATTCAGAAAGATCGGATCATTCGGGTGCCCGGAACAGGGGTCTTCATGTCAGCCAGTGCGGACGCGCTGCCTCTGGCGCTGCTCCATCATTTGAAGCACAACAAAGCCCTCCATAAGCAAGTGGTGCTCCTGACCGTGCGCTTCGAAGACGTGCCGCACATTCGTGGAGATGCCCGCTATCAAATCGAGGAGTACTGTGACGAGTTCTACCGTGTCGTGCTGTGTTATGGTTTCGCGGAGTCGCCCCAAGTCTTTGATGACCTCTGCCAAGCACTCAGCGGCAAGACCAAACTGAAGCGCAATGGCATCACCTTTTATCAGAGCCGTGAGATCTTGCTGACCAATGGACCTGGCAAGATGGCTCATTGGCGGAAGCGCTTGTTCGTCACTCTCAGCCGCTTGTCACGCCCGGCGACGGGTTACTTCGATCTGCCCCCTCGCCAAGTCTGTGAACTCGGCATCCAACTCGAGGTCTGA
- a CDS encoding ATP-binding cassette domain-containing protein, translated as MLEALNIGLEVDAPPASEQESLHLLREVSLKVPQGHLMAIVGPSGCGKSTLLKVVAGILEQTAGDLKWEDKDLKEEEDLHPGELGYVPQFSVAHDLLTVEECVASSMALRTQLPGTDDFEPRLDQILAVTGLTELADRRVKVLSGGQKRRLGLALELVTNPCLLLCDEVTSGLDPKSEQEITELLRVLSRENPRRLVINVTHSLASLEAFDSVLVMYQGHLVYHGPPRLLNHYFTVEHPEDVYRRLTQREAQAWHESWQKKRSYYEEMLLEKKEDSLPADKAPESEEPDKKDAPQLASEELPGLFSQVFSLLHRRWTIFRRDRGQVWLHLAMLFGFPLLVVIFALDGIKPLQQLNQRQDADIIYEMQRQAQHQLDQLNAGSIVSGLIMLQVVLVTLMASNNAAREIAGERLILEREKLGGLSTTAYVMSKVLFLGVFVLAQSLWMGVFVDMVVGGLPGDLIIKLVLLVLASAAMTSICLGISALSRTPEKATILSIYLVGFQLPLSGAVLSLPSWLEGAVNPFIAAFWSWSGSLRSMSDTAFYEAVKQVTDTSLVSPELASFVLLAHVIIGLCLTYVGSRNSQWE; from the coding sequence ATGCTCGAAGCACTCAACATCGGTTTGGAAGTGGACGCCCCCCCGGCCTCAGAGCAGGAAAGCCTTCATCTACTCCGCGAAGTGAGCCTGAAAGTGCCGCAAGGCCATCTCATGGCCATCGTAGGTCCCTCAGGATGTGGCAAAAGCACGCTGCTCAAAGTTGTCGCGGGCATCTTGGAGCAGACAGCAGGCGATCTGAAGTGGGAGGACAAAGACCTCAAGGAAGAGGAAGATCTGCATCCGGGAGAGTTGGGTTACGTGCCACAGTTCAGCGTGGCGCATGATCTCCTCACCGTGGAGGAATGTGTGGCCAGCAGCATGGCACTACGCACACAATTGCCAGGCACTGACGACTTCGAGCCGCGGTTGGATCAAATCCTGGCCGTGACCGGTTTAACCGAGTTGGCAGACCGTCGTGTGAAGGTTCTTTCCGGCGGTCAAAAGCGGCGGCTTGGGCTGGCTTTGGAGTTGGTCACCAATCCTTGTCTGCTGCTTTGTGATGAAGTGACCAGTGGTCTCGATCCTAAATCGGAGCAGGAGATCACGGAACTCTTGCGTGTTTTGTCCCGAGAAAATCCTCGGCGCTTGGTGATCAACGTCACCCACAGTTTAGCGAGTCTTGAAGCCTTCGATAGTGTGCTGGTGATGTATCAAGGGCACCTCGTTTATCATGGTCCGCCACGGTTGCTGAATCACTACTTTACGGTGGAGCACCCAGAGGATGTTTATCGCCGACTCACCCAGCGAGAGGCCCAAGCCTGGCACGAGTCATGGCAGAAGAAGCGCAGCTACTACGAGGAGATGCTGCTGGAGAAGAAGGAGGATAGTCTGCCTGCAGACAAAGCGCCCGAATCGGAAGAGCCCGACAAAAAAGATGCCCCGCAGCTGGCTTCTGAGGAACTACCCGGGTTGTTCAGCCAAGTCTTCAGTCTCCTGCATCGTCGGTGGACGATCTTCCGCCGGGACCGAGGTCAGGTGTGGCTGCACCTCGCCATGCTTTTTGGTTTCCCCCTGCTGGTGGTGATCTTCGCTCTGGATGGTATCAAGCCCCTCCAACAGCTCAATCAGCGGCAGGATGCGGACATTATTTATGAGATGCAACGGCAGGCCCAGCACCAGCTCGATCAACTCAATGCAGGCAGCATCGTCAGTGGCTTGATCATGCTGCAAGTCGTCCTCGTCACCCTCATGGCGAGTAACAATGCGGCCCGAGAGATTGCTGGAGAGCGATTGATCCTCGAGCGTGAAAAGCTCGGGGGACTGAGCACGACCGCCTATGTGATGAGCAAGGTGCTTTTCCTCGGTGTATTCGTTCTGGCGCAGAGTCTTTGGATGGGGGTCTTCGTGGACATGGTCGTGGGGGGGCTGCCTGGGGATCTCATCATCAAGCTCGTCTTGCTCGTGCTCGCTTCCGCCGCCATGACCAGCATCTGCTTGGGCATCAGCGCACTCAGCCGCACCCCCGAAAAAGCCACCATCCTCAGCATCTACCTCGTCGGATTTCAGCTCCCGCTTTCAGGGGCTGTTCTCAGCCTGCCGAGTTGGCTGGAAGGCGCGGTGAATCCTTTCATTGCCGCCTTTTGGTCCTGGTCGGGCAGCCTCCGCAGCATGAGCGACACTGCCTTTTATGAAGCCGTGAAGCAAGTGACCGACACTTCTTTGGTGTCTCCTGAGCTCGCGAGCTTTGTCCTGCTCGCCCACGTGATCATCGGGCTCTGCCTGACCTATGTGGGAAGCCGGAACAGTCAGTGGGAGTGA